The sequence CGGCTCCACGAGGGACGTCTTCCCCAACGACCTGGTGGTTGAAATGAGCTGCAGTTGTGTCGTACGTGTCTATTGTGCCTTGTGAGGCCCCTGTTGCGCTAGTCCCAGTCCTGTTAGCTGTCGAATTCGGCGATCACCGCATCCGACAGCGCCGGCCAGCGCTCGTAGGCCCAGTCGCCGAAATTCCGGTCGGCCAGCACAACAAGGCCCAGGTCACGGCGGGGGTCGACCCAGATGAACGTCCCCGACTGGCCGAAATGCCCGTAGGTGCGACCGGAGTTGGTCGACCCGGTCCAGTGCGGCGATTTGGCGCCGCGGATCTCGAAACCCAGGCCCCAGTCGTTGGGCCGCTGCACGCCGAAGCCCGGCAAAACGCCGTCGAGGCCCGGAAACTGCACCTCGACGGCCGAGTCGTGCATTTCCGCCGACACCAGCGACGGTCGTAGCAGTTCAGCGGCGAAGGCCCCGAGATCGGCGACCGTCGACGTGCCGCCGTAACCGGCCGCCTCGGCACCGCCCTCGAGGTCGCTGGAGGCCATTCCGAGCGGCTCGAAGACAGCCTCGGCCAGATATCGGCCGAATTCGATGTCGGCTTCCTTCCCGACCGCCTCCGCGGCCACGCCGAACCCGTAGTTGGAGTAGATTCGCCGTTTGCCCGGCGGCGACATGACTTGATCGTCGTGCATCGAGTAGCCCGACGCGTGGGCCAGCAGGTGTCGAATCGTCGAATCGGGCGGACCCGCGGGCGTGTTGAGTTCGACGACACCCTCTTCGATCGCGATCTGCACGGCGCGCGCCGCCAGTGGCTTGGTCACCGACGCCAGCGCGAACCGGTGCCCGAGGTCACCGTGCTCGGCGACGACGCCGGCGGG is a genomic window of Mycobacterium sp. ITM-2016-00318 containing:
- a CDS encoding serine hydrolase, with product MSALDVIADWPVSNVAAAVVNPAGVVAEHGDLGHRFALASVTKPLAARAVQIAIEEGVVELNTPAGPPDSTIRHLLAHASGYSMHDDQVMSPPGKRRIYSNYGFGVAAEAVGKEADIEFGRYLAEAVFEPLGMASSDLEGGAEAAGYGGTSTVADLGAFAAELLRPSLVSAEMHDSAVEVQFPGLDGVLPGFGVQRPNDWGLGFEIRGAKSPHWTGSTNSGRTYGHFGQSGTFIWVDPRRDLGLVVLADRNFGDWAYERWPALSDAVIAEFDS